A stretch of DNA from Pseudonocardia hierapolitana:
GGCCGCGCCCTCGGGGACGAAGCTCGTGCCCAGCCAGCCGTCGGCGATCTCACCGGCCAGCTCCAGCAGCTTCGGTGACAGCGCGGCGAGGTACAGCGGGATGTCCGGGTTCGGGGCCGTCGACAGCCGCATCGGGCGGCCGTCGCCGCCGGGCAACGGGATCCGCACCGTCTCCCCGTCGTAGGCGACCTTCTCGCCTGCGAGGACCCGGCGCACGACGTCCACGGTCTCGCGCATCCGGGTGAGCGGCCGGGCGAACGGCACCCCGTGCAGCCCCTCGATCACCTGCGGACCGGACGCGCCGAGGCCGAGCAGGAACCGCCCACCGGACAGGTCGGCGAGCGTGAGCGCCGCCTGCGCGATCGCCACCGGCGTGCGCGTGCCGAGCTGGAGCACCCCGGACCCGAGCAGCAGCCGGTCGGTGCGGGCGGCGAGGTGGCCCAGCACCGACACCGCGTCAGCGCCCCACGCCTCGGCCACCCAGCAGATGTCGAGCCCGAGGTTCTCGGCCTCGCACACGAACTCCACCGTCTCCCGGCCGGCTCCCTCGACGGTGGTGGCGGTGCGCATCAGGATCCCGCCTCGACCCGCTCCTTGAGCGCCGCGAGGGTGGCGGTCATGTTCCGCTCGAACTCCCGCAGCCGCACGAAGACGATCTTCTGCTCCTTGTCGGGCATCCGCTCGATGGCGTGGCTCAACCCGGACCGGCCGGGCCCGAGCCGGACCCACTCGGTGAGCCGCGTGCCGCCGTCGGCGGGTTCCAGGGTGAACCGCCAGGTCGCCGCCGGGTGCTGCGGGTCGTGCACGGCCCAGGCGAACTCCCGCGGCCGCTCGCAGGTCACGACGTGCGAGATGACCGACCACTCCCCCAAGGCGTCGTGCCGGCTGTGCCCGACGAACCGGGATCCGACGGCCGGGCCGCACGCGTCGAGCCACTCGACGGACTGCAGCTCGGGGCTCGACGCCGCCATGCCGGGCAGGTCGACCACCGCGGTCCAGACCTCGTCCGGCGGGGCGGCGATCCACGTCGTCACCTCGGCGGTCGGGCAGTCGGCATAGCGGGCACCGGTCCATTCCACGGGGTCAGGGTGGCATCAACCGCCGCTGATCCGCACCACCGCGTCGACGACGGCAGGCCCGCTGTTGAGCTCCTCGTCGTTGTGCCGCACCCCCGGCAGCTCGACGTAGGACGCGCCCGCGACCTCGGCGACCGCCCGGCTCTGCTCGACCGGCACGATCTCGTCGGCCGCGCCCGCCACCACCGCGACCGGCGCCCGCACCGACCGCACGTGCTCCAGCAGCGGGAACCGATCCCGCAGCAACGCCCGGACCGGCAGGAACGGGTAGGCGCGCGCGCCGACGTCGGCGAGCGAGGTGAACGGGCTGCGCAGCACCAGCGCGCCGACCGGTCGCTCGGTGGCCAGCCGGGTCAGCGGCGCGCCGCCGAGGCTCTCCCCGAACAGCACCAGCCGGTCGGGCGCCACACCGCGTTCCTCGACCAGGTACCGGTACGCCGCGTCGACGTCCGCGGCGAGGCCCTCCTCGGTGGGCGAGCCGGGGTTGCCGCCGTAGCCGCGGTACTCCACGAGCAGGACGTCGAACCCCTCCGCCGCGAGGGCGCGCGCGAGCGGCGCCCGCAGCACCCGCGAGCCGCCGTTGCCGGGCGCCACCAGCACCGTCCGGTCCTCGGCCGGCCCGGTGGCGGGCGCCCACCACGCGGCCAGGTCGAGCCCGTCCCCGGTGTGCAGCACGACGTCGCGGCCGCCGTTCAGGTAAGCCGCCGCGGGTCCGTCCGGCCCGCCGAACGGCAGGTAGACCAGCCGCCGCTGGAAGACCCACGCCAGCGCGACGACCACGACCGCCAGCACGACGACGGCGACGCCCACCCGCAACGCGGTACCCATGCTCCGCCCGATGACCCGAGGATTCGGCCGCTGATGGTAGTCGGGAGACCCATCAGCACCCGATACTCGCGATCATGGCCGAGAACACGCACCTCGACCGGGTGCTGGGAATGCCGTCGATCGTGCTCTTCGGGCTCGCCTACCTGGTGCCGCTCACGGTGTTCACCACCTACGGCGTGGTCACCGAGCTCACCTCGGGGCACCTGCCGGCGGCGTACGTCGTCACGCTCACGGCGATGCTCTTCACCGCCTACAGCTACGGGCTGATGGTGCGCGCGCACCCGTTCGCCGGCTCGGCCTACACCTACACGCAGCGGTCGTTCGGCCCCCACCTCGGATTCATGACCGGGTGGGCGCTGCTGCTCGACTACCTGTTCCTGCCGATGATCAACTACCTGGTGATGGGCATCTACCTGGAGGCCGCGTTCCCCGGCGTCCCGGTCGCGGTCTGGATCATCGGCGCGATCCTGCTGGTGACCGGCCTGAACGTCCTGGGCATCCGGCTCGTGGCGCGGATGAACTTCGTGCTCGTCGCGATCCAGGTCGTGTTCATCG
This window harbors:
- a CDS encoding SRPBCC family protein, with translation MEWTGARYADCPTAEVTTWIAAPPDEVWTAVVDLPGMAASSPELQSVEWLDACGPAVGSRFVGHSRHDALGEWSVISHVVTCERPREFAWAVHDPQHPAATWRFTLEPADGGTRLTEWVRLGPGRSGLSHAIERMPDKEQKIVFVRLREFERNMTATLAALKERVEAGS
- a CDS encoding alpha/beta hydrolase, with translation MGTALRVGVAVVVLAVVVVALAWVFQRRLVYLPFGGPDGPAAAYLNGGRDVVLHTGDGLDLAAWWAPATGPAEDRTVLVAPGNGGSRVLRAPLARALAAEGFDVLLVEYRGYGGNPGSPTEEGLAADVDAAYRYLVEERGVAPDRLVLFGESLGGAPLTRLATERPVGALVLRSPFTSLADVGARAYPFLPVRALLRDRFPLLEHVRSVRAPVAVVAGAADEIVPVEQSRAVAEVAGASYVELPGVRHNDEELNSGPAVVDAVVRISGG
- a CDS encoding LLM class flavin-dependent oxidoreductase, coding for MRTATTVEGAGRETVEFVCEAENLGLDICWVAEAWGADAVSVLGHLAARTDRLLLGSGVLQLGTRTPVAIAQAALTLADLSGGRFLLGLGASGPQVIEGLHGVPFARPLTRMRETVDVVRRVLAGEKVAYDGETVRIPLPGGDGRPMRLSTAPNPDIPLYLAALSPKLLELAGEIADGWLGTSFVPEGAAAYFAHLDAGLARSGRRRRDLDVCQGAEVAFAADEDELRRMTADRRKGLAFSLGGMGSASTNFYNDAYSRQGWAEVAAAVRERWLAGDRDGATALVTDEMVLATTLIGTEEMVRARLRVWRDAGVDTVRLYPAGDTLDDRLTTLARGIDLVRATTSHSSGPTTLHASSSRRAR